GTTTCGGgcgcttctccgcagagcttgcTGGTCGGTTTCCAGTCATGGTCCCAGTCAAAAATCTGGGATCGGTTTCGGACAGGCGTCTTGGCGGTGTCCCGTGTTGCCACAGGTGCGGCAGTAATGCACTGATTTGCGATATGGTCTGCAGCGGAAGTCTGCGCTCTGGAAGATGATGTAGTAGAGAACATGCGGTCCTTCGAAGAATACGACTGGCGCGGTAGACTGACCCATCATTCGGGCGTGGAGAACGGTGTATCGTGCCGGGGCTTGGATTCCTGCCATAAGTTCTGCGGTGATTGTTCCTGGTATGAGGCCATTGATGACGCCTCGGGAGACGTCGTCAGGGGGTCGTATGTTGCCTTTTACGTTTTGGTAAGTGCCTCCGAGCTGTATTCTGTTGATGCTGACCAGCATCTTGGCGTCTTCCTTATCGGTCATGCTTGCGAAGATTAAATTTTCGATTCTCTGTACTTGTACGCGTACTTTGTCATTGAAGTTCTGCTGTGATAGTCCACTTGCTCTACCGATGGCGTGCACGACTGCGACGGTTTTCCATTTGGCGAGGTCGAAAGTTGCTTGCGGACGGTAGTCGATCCTAAAGTCGTCAAGTGGCAGGGGCGCCATCCTGGCTCTGCATTGTTGGTGTGCAGGTGCTGCATTGGGCGCTTGCTCATCGGTTGGTTTTTTTGCCGGCGTCTTTGAATTCGAAGGGTCCTTCTtggttttcttgtttcttgtgatcCAGGTGCTTTCCGCTTCGATTGTTCGGCCGCTTTCTGCGTCATAGTTCCAGGTACCTTCCCCGGTGTTTTCTTCCGTCCGGTCTGTTTGCATTGCATTTGcttcatcttctttctggttCATTCACATTTCGCTTGCAGCAGGGGCTGGGGCTCATCGTCCGGGGCTCTTCGCCGCGGCGTGGGCGAGCGCACGTGTGCCGTGCTCACGCGGCGCGCGGAGCTGGTTCTGGCATTAGGCTTAACCGGGCGGGCGGGCTGTCGTCGGGAATAACGCTTGATGTCATGTTATAAGGTACACTCACCCGAAAGTGGCTAGTGTCCGCCGGTTTCTCTCGTCTTGCCGTTCGCACCGGTGCAAAACTTGGGTTCGTCACTTGCCTTGTTCCGGGCTGAGAAGCACGAGAAGCGGGACCCCATGTGAGACGCGTCTGTACTCAATGGCCCCCTGGCGGGATTTTTTTCTGACAATGACTAAGAACGTCTATTtctcagctttctctaccggtgACAGGGGAGTGTAGCAAAATCAAGGagcaacgacgtccggaggctcaaagagcacacacatggacagggctgtgttcgtgtaacTGCGCCTTCTCATGTCCTTCggtctgcgcgctcacctgttgtctttaggcacccggaacaaccttaaCAAAATTCCATGGCTTGTTTTCGAGGTATTCATATATCAGTGCACGATGCACGAGTGGCACGAGTCGTGAAatgggtgaaacatcgcggaacACAAGCACACAACTATCGAGGACCACTAAACTGACAAAACtacccacgccggtcaacgcacagctgCGCACGCTTaccgataacagcagataacgaaacatgaaacgtcatgcagcgTGCTAAGCTGGCAGCGGGCCGCCGGCCGCGCGCGGGGACAGTCAAAACAGATAGTTTTGCGAGAGCGCAAGGGGAGAAGAGTTGAGAGGAGGGGCGAAAGAGCACGGATTCTGGGACCCGCGCTCGCCGATCTGGGAGGTCGCACAAGGGAAGTGGATTTGCTTGGATgtcgccaattacctctgccaccggaGCGGCCGAGTTTCTTAGGTGGGGTAATCGTTCCGAACCACCTATTCCCGACCAAGCCGCCTCTGCAGGTagcgcaaagaagttactgaactaattgaatttcttaaaGGAAAATGCATCATAAAAATTTTAAAGTACGAATTATATACAACCTATAGACAAAAGAGCGTCGGATTGTAAgtggagaaaacataattctgttctgcggaaacacaaacacaaaccccttttaaaATCGTAAGGTTttgcagctgccgtttgaggtctgtcttagtaggagcggcgtGGCCCCCACGGTTGTTTGCACACCATCAAAAAATAAAGAATCAGAAAgatcgccttcgtgcatagcgttcgccgccagcgtttcccggtaaacattacagttacataagctgcagttgccgggataCGGCGGAAGTTcttggggatctttgaatgctctcGCGTTCCAGTCTTATAGGCGAACCTATAGCGTTTTATCTTATAGAGAAAACGTAGTGTTCACCATTGACAATGTCAAGTTCACAAGACCTCTCCATTTCCAAAATGGCAGCCTGGTGACCACACCGATCAAACCGCACTACTACGGAGGCAAAGAGCTGGCAGAGTGGCTCGACTCTATCGTAGCATTAGTCGCTATCTCGCGGCGACTCTCAGATGCGCCGTTAGCTCAAGATCACAGCGGCAGGCGCCACCACCGACACGCTCTACTGCGCCTCACTATAGTGCAGCGTATATATACGCACGCCGCACATGCCGAGAACGCAGAACACAAGAGCATCACACATAATTATTTGCACCACCTGCATTATGGCACCATTCAGTTGTGTTACCGAGGTCTCTCCAGCATACTGGATGAGGTGAAAGCCAAATTTATTTTGATAAGCTTCATACATGGGCAATATTGCTAAAGCAGCAGAAGTGATGTGCGCTTTCCCTATTTATTAAATCCTACTGTCCTTACTTTGCTTATAGGGAGGGAGGCTGAGACACAACTAAGCCAGGTCATCATTTAACTTACACGTGACATCCTTCAAACGCTGCAAGACATAATCATATGTTGCAGCCACCTGTAAAACTTGGTTGTCATTCTTGCCTGCGCTGAAGGCCCTCTTGCTTGTTGTGTCATACTACTAATGACCCCTTAGTGCAGGGGTTTAATTGCACTGAATTCTTCCTTCAAGTTCGTGTACCCAGGACCTACGAGGGGAAATCGGAAAGTCTTGGCAATATTTCTTTTCAGCTAAATTTCGGCTGTAACAgggaagtcaacatatccattcccagcggtggagcTCCTTGGACCGGCGCAGCCTTACCTGCcagtagctccgcggcacggcacTGCTATCAGTTTTTGAATATGGCGGTTCTGCTTCACACGCCCACGGCATGCGAGCAACGAACCGTGATTCGTTTTCTTCGCAGCAAGGAATGAACGCGCCTCGAAATCTACAGGGAAATACTTCCCAGGTTTGGGGAacggtgtctcgctttgagaagtgtgagttGGTGGGGTTGTGATTTCGCAAAAGACCGTGAAGACTTGCATAACAATGGGTGTTTGTGGAGGCAGCGTCCGTCACTGACTAACGACAGCAATAGTGAAAATTTTTCGCTGCGTATGGACAAATGTGTGAACCGGTGTGTGCACTATGTGTATAAAGAGCATAAGGTACGTGGAACAGTGGGTATATTTCTAATTACCTGTGTGTACTTTATTTTGACTAATGAAAATTGGGGcaatgaatttctgttgcctcagcCAGATGGTTGGATTAGCTGCCATTTGCCTATTATTATCAGTTTGCGTAACATTTGGCGAAATTACGTGGCGGAATAAGAGTCAAGGGCTGGGACATAGTGCGCTCTGATGGAACTACATCAATGAACTCGAGTGACCTCCTGTCAACTGTGCATTATGTCATGGCTGAATACATAATATGGGcagcggtaaaaaaaaatatcgcttctattccaccctgtgaaagtggacgCACCGCGAAGCTGTAGCTGGAGTGACACACAACCACAACAATTGATATACATGGTGCCCGCACATACTTGGCCGGAAGTGCAACGTGCATcttcattcttctaggccctgCGCAAGTGCATTATTTAACTAAACGAATGTATAAAAGTAATATGCTTCAATAAAGTGCCTAAAGCACGACCGCAGATTTAGCACTTTCGGATTGTTCAGATTCCGATTTGGAGGTGGCGGAGCTGTTAACACAGCATAAATACTCTTGTAGGTACTTGGCCTAGCGCAAGCGCGTTATAGTGCTAATTCAATTTGTGAAAATAAATGCGTCacaaaattcgtaaagtacgacttacgcactacctgcagacatgatagcaccGGACTGTGATTCGGAGAAACGAAACCTGAAGTTTTTTATGCTGAAAGTGAAACACGAAGCTTTCTAGCTGCTGTCTGTTCTTATGTGATCTAAACCGCTCACACCGACAAAAAGAATTCCTACAACTAGAGGctaccagcttcgctgtaaaccgCTCTAGCGACTGACACAGAATATCTGGACCTTTCAGTGGGCCATCCCCAATTCGAGCTTCAAGTACACCGTAATCTTATGTAGCACTGGCCTTGTGCCTTGGCGGATGCTTTAGCAGTGCGTGCACAAGCACATCAAAAGAACTCGCACGACGTCACTGGAACAGGTCCTTTCAGGGTTCTGGgtcggtataacgtaaaactactccgTTCTCTTTCTATTCCAAAATGGCCGACAGCGCTCGCTCATTGGTCGAATTTTTTGAGGCCGCGCCCATTtttcctgcctgtcaagcgacgtcaggaaTGCTCAAAAActgccacgtcaaagtgacgtttacgcactcattatgctaaattatgccgaacaaacccgCCGAATTCGTGGAATAACCGGTGAGTGCCCCGTTCCGTTTGGAATAGAAAGAAATGGCGGCCTTCGTGATtgcgttggcggcggcggcggcggcggctcgtcAGTCCGGGTGCGGGAGGAGGGAGCCCGATGATGCGTTTGACATGCCAGACGATCAGTTTCGGCGGAACTTTCGCCtaaagaaagaaactgtgcggtggctgtgcgaCGAAGTGGCGGAGGAACTCGGAGGCGTGAGAACTTCAGCGCTGTCTGTGGAGCGGCAAGTGTTGTGCGCGTTACGATTCTTCGCAACGGGGAGCTTTGAAGCCTCGGTAGGGAGCCAGGAGACGATCGGCGTGACCCAGCCTGCGGTCAGCAAGTATGTGCGACGCGTGGCGGAGGCAATCGTCCACGCCGGAgcccgcaacaagtgggtccattTCCCGAGGACGTCGGAGGAGAAGGCGGCCGTGAAGGAAGGGTTCCTTCGACGCGGCTCCATTCCCGGCGTCATCGGATGCGTGGACGGCAGCCTTATAGCCATCATCGCACCGAAGGGCGAGCAGAAGGCGGCATTCATGTGCAGCAAAGGCTACTACGCCCTCAACACAATGTTCGTAAGTATCTTAATTTTTGTCTAATTTGCCCGTCATAGCAACGTGTGGCTTATGCTGCTGTGCGCGCTCTCGTCAGATATGCGACGCAGGCATGCGGATCCTCGCCGTCGACTATCAGCGACCGGGGTCAGACCACGACGCACACGTCTGGAGAACTACGTGGTTGCATCGTGGGTTCCTGGAGGGGCATATTGCCAAGGCCGGCGAACACCTCCTCGGTGAGCAGCAGGAACATTTTGTAAACTTGCAATTCTGGCAGCATGCAGCAAAGCGTGCTCGCGCCGTAGGCGAATATTGCAGCGCGAACCCCGTATGTCATAGCCAGGTTATTAAGTATAGGCGAGATGTAGAAATTTTCCAATGGTATCTGCACGAAACAAAGTGACAACACACCTGCGTTGTACTTTAAACAAATTTTTAATGTGAGTGTACAGTGCACGCGTTGTCACATTCTTTTTTACACTGACAGTCAATTGTGAATGGAGACTACACAAAGAGCTGCCTTGCTGCAAATAGGGATGCTATGTCCCAGCCATTGTTATCTGTGATCACAGCTGCGTCAGGTGCTCAGCCTGtatatttctttattgcagccTTTCTGTAGCAGGTGCATTTTACATGACCCATGCTTCGCCTGCTGAACTTTGTGGAGAGTTCATACCACATTTTATGATCCTGCAGGTGACAGCGGCTACCCCCTGGAACCATGCCTCCTGACTCCAGTCACAGGCCACCCTCCCTTACACACTGCAGAAGGCAGgtacaacactgcacatgctgccatGCGGTCCGTAGTAGAGCGGGGCATTGGGCTTCTGAAGAGCCGCTTTCGCTGCCTTCAGCGGTAGCGCGCGCTCCACTGCGAGCCAGACCACGCTGCCAACATCGTTGCAGCTTGTGCAGTGTTGCACAACTTGTGTCTTGACGATGGTGATGTGTTGTTAGATGATGTTAGTgatgacagcagcaacagcagcagtgatgATGAAAGTGGCAACCCCTCCCCACAGAGAGTTCCCCGAGTGAGGGTAG
This Dermacentor albipictus isolate Rhodes 1998 colony chromosome 1, USDA_Dalb.pri_finalv2, whole genome shotgun sequence DNA region includes the following protein-coding sequences:
- the LOC135902827 gene encoding putative nuclease HARBI1; the protein is MAAFVIALAAAAAAARQSGCGRREPDDAFDMPDDQFRRNFRLKKETVRWLCDEVAEELGGVRTSALSVERQVLCALRFFATGSFEASVGSQETIGVTQPAVSKYVRRVAEAIVHAGARNKWVHFPRTSEEKAAVKEGFLRRGSIPGVIGCVDGSLIAIIAPKGEQKAAFMCSKGYYALNTMFICDAGMRILAVDYQRPGSDHDAHVWRTTWLHRGFLEGHIAKAGEHLLGDSGYPLEPCLLTPVTGHPPLHTAEGRYNTAHAAMRSVVERGIGLLKSRFRCLQR